One Ensifer adhaerens genomic region harbors:
- a CDS encoding alkyl sulfatase dimerization domain-containing protein, with protein MRHDPLFERLWDGTAQMEEWTAAVSHGAITHVADNIITVHTTYFCGSVTAIRTSEGLVLIDTAKPETAKQTLDVIRSWDDSPIHTVIFTHGHIDHTSGITVIDQEADARGLARPRIVAHRNVKRRMERYEASHGYNSIAQSQQFNKPGYIYPIGQRRPDAVYDDTLSLSVGGERIELFHGRGETDDATFVWLPERRVLASGDFVIWVFPNAGNPRKVQRYAADWATALRRMEALAPAVLIPGHGPVVFGEERAAEMLRHGAEALEHLVRETLALLNRGASLDAVLHAVKVPEAYLGKPYLAAKYDDPEFLVRGIYHFYAGWFDGDAAHLKPPRTADLASELAALAGGAEKLAERATHLSEAGNFRLAVQLVEFASAAAPDDRAIQAIRAAVLRKSIENENSLMGKAFLAVYAREAEQRSKG; from the coding sequence ATGAGACACGACCCGTTGTTCGAGCGTCTGTGGGACGGCACGGCTCAGATGGAAGAATGGACCGCCGCGGTCTCGCACGGCGCCATCACCCATGTCGCCGACAACATCATCACCGTCCACACGACCTACTTCTGCGGCAGCGTGACGGCCATCCGTACCAGCGAAGGTCTGGTCCTGATCGACACCGCGAAGCCGGAAACGGCAAAGCAGACCCTCGACGTCATACGCTCCTGGGACGACAGCCCCATACACACCGTCATCTTCACGCATGGCCATATCGACCATACCAGCGGGATCACGGTCATCGACCAGGAAGCGGATGCGCGTGGGCTAGCGCGCCCGCGGATCGTCGCCCACCGCAACGTGAAGCGGCGGATGGAGCGCTACGAGGCTTCGCATGGCTACAACAGCATCGCGCAGAGCCAGCAGTTCAACAAACCGGGCTACATCTACCCAATCGGTCAGCGGCGACCGGACGCGGTCTATGACGATACCCTGTCACTGTCCGTCGGTGGCGAGCGGATCGAACTTTTTCACGGCAGAGGCGAAACCGACGATGCCACGTTCGTCTGGCTACCGGAACGACGTGTCCTTGCGAGCGGCGATTTCGTCATCTGGGTGTTTCCGAACGCCGGCAATCCGCGCAAGGTGCAGCGTTATGCAGCCGATTGGGCGACGGCACTTCGGCGGATGGAGGCGCTCGCTCCGGCGGTCCTCATTCCCGGTCACGGTCCGGTCGTCTTTGGCGAAGAGCGCGCGGCCGAGATGCTGCGCCACGGGGCAGAGGCGCTCGAGCATCTCGTGCGTGAAACGCTCGCGCTCCTCAACAGGGGCGCCAGCCTCGACGCGGTTCTGCATGCGGTGAAGGTGCCCGAGGCATATCTGGGCAAGCCCTATCTGGCAGCGAAGTACGACGACCCGGAATTCCTCGTCCGCGGCATCTATCACTTCTATGCCGGCTGGTTCGATGGTGACGCGGCCCATCTCAAGCCGCCGAGGACTGCCGATCTCGCATCGGAACTGGCCGCTCTTGCCGGCGGCGCCGAAAAGCTTGCGGAGCGGGCCACGCACCTATCGGAGGCTGGGAATTTTCGCCTCGCGGTGCAACTCGTGGAATTCGCCAGCGCAGCCGCACCCGACGACCGGGCCATTCAGGCAATTCGGGCCGCGGTCCTGCGAAAGAGCATCGAGAACGAGAATTCGCTGATGGGGAAGGCCTTCCTCGCGGTTTACGCACGCGAGGCCGAGCAGCGCTCCAAAGGCTAA
- a CDS encoding methylated-DNA--[protein]-cysteine S-methyltransferase yields MGQAMHRYFIFETAAGFCGIAWNDVGITRFQLPTGTLEATERLLLRRLPSSEASEPTPVIRAAVEAVRHYFEGREVDFSGFAVDLQGQDEFFLRIYAAARALRWGQTTTYGGLAKELGVGPEAARDVGQAMAKNPVSLIIPCHRVLAAGGKIGGFSAPGGSTTKTRMLELEGVHLEEQQAKPAQQSFGF; encoded by the coding sequence ATGGGTCAGGCGATGCATCGTTATTTCATCTTTGAGACCGCGGCCGGTTTCTGCGGCATCGCCTGGAACGATGTCGGCATCACGCGCTTTCAACTGCCGACCGGCACGCTAGAGGCGACCGAGCGGCTGTTGCTGCGGCGGCTGCCTTCCAGCGAGGCGTCGGAGCCGACGCCGGTAATCCGGGCGGCGGTGGAAGCCGTGCGGCACTACTTCGAGGGCAGGGAGGTCGATTTCTCCGGCTTCGCGGTGGATCTGCAAGGCCAGGATGAATTTTTCCTGCGCATCTATGCGGCCGCGCGGGCGCTGCGCTGGGGCCAGACCACGACCTATGGCGGGCTTGCCAAGGAACTGGGCGTCGGGCCGGAAGCAGCACGCGATGTTGGCCAGGCCATGGCGAAGAACCCGGTATCGCTGATCATCCCCTGCCACCGGGTGCTGGCCGCCGGCGGCAAGATCGGCGGGTTTTCAGCGCCGGGCGGTTCGACCACCAAGACGCGCATGCTCGAACTGGAAGGCGTCCATTTGGAGGAGCAACAGGCCAAGCCCGCACAGCAGTCTTTCGGCTTCTGA
- a CDS encoding GGDEF domain-containing protein → MVDILHTPTIMLSSFVTLVIFAAFFGFAWRQERKSLELLLWSLAFAIGAVGFVLLTLRGDGYNFITISLGNALAVLGLAMIWLGLRAFDNQPLKIASALVGPLLWIVVTYSSDYVRESVTSRIVLYSILIFAYSALIAHEIFRSENFRKLPSSYIVAFVFATHGLLYLARIPLILIWPLAGNTAAGTSQPLWYQLLTFELFFHSLAGGFAFFAMVKERTQQRYKLASETDALTGVPNRRSFLAQLETHLATQPAKGALLYLDIDHFKVINDRYGHAVGDQVLVEFAGILSKAVPRDALIARMGGEEFAACLPQADRADAIAIADSIRTALEARRLSTTKGVLSATVSIGIAFADRHKDVHAIISAADAALYAAKAAGRNSVWSDDPSGVPQFAAGSIAPAGTAATLLSLSPARSSAATRRPTGS, encoded by the coding sequence ATGGTGGACATCCTGCATACCCCGACGATCATGCTCAGTTCGTTCGTAACGCTGGTGATCTTCGCCGCTTTCTTCGGTTTTGCCTGGCGGCAGGAGCGCAAAAGCCTCGAACTGCTTCTGTGGTCCTTGGCCTTCGCCATCGGCGCAGTCGGCTTCGTCCTGTTGACGCTGCGCGGCGACGGCTACAACTTCATCACCATCTCGCTCGGCAACGCGCTCGCGGTGCTGGGGCTCGCGATGATCTGGCTGGGCTTGCGCGCCTTTGACAATCAGCCGCTCAAGATCGCCTCCGCGCTCGTCGGGCCGCTCCTGTGGATCGTCGTCACCTATTCTTCAGACTATGTTCGCGAGAGCGTCACAAGCCGGATCGTGCTCTACTCGATCCTGATCTTCGCCTATTCGGCGCTGATCGCGCACGAGATCTTCCGCTCGGAGAATTTCCGCAAGCTCCCGAGCTCCTACATCGTCGCCTTCGTGTTCGCCACCCATGGCCTGCTCTATCTCGCCCGCATCCCGCTGATCCTGATCTGGCCGCTCGCCGGCAACACGGCCGCGGGAACTTCGCAGCCGCTCTGGTACCAGTTGCTGACCTTCGAGCTGTTTTTTCACAGCCTCGCCGGTGGCTTCGCCTTCTTCGCCATGGTCAAGGAGCGAACCCAGCAACGCTACAAGCTCGCCTCGGAGACCGACGCGCTGACGGGTGTGCCGAACCGCCGTTCGTTCCTTGCGCAGCTGGAGACCCATCTCGCCACGCAACCGGCCAAGGGAGCACTGCTCTATCTCGACATAGACCACTTCAAGGTGATCAACGATCGCTACGGCCATGCGGTGGGCGACCAGGTGCTCGTGGAATTTGCCGGGATCCTCTCGAAGGCCGTGCCGCGTGACGCCCTGATCGCGCGCATGGGCGGGGAAGAATTCGCCGCCTGCCTCCCGCAGGCGGATCGCGCCGACGCGATCGCCATTGCCGACAGCATTCGCACCGCGCTCGAAGCGCGCCGGCTGAGCACGACCAAGGGCGTGCTGTCGGCAACGGTCAGCATCGGCATTGCCTTTGCCGACCGGCACAAGGATGTGCACGCGATCATTTCCGCCGCCGACGCCGCGCTTTATGCCGCGAAGGCCGCCGGCAGAAACAGCGTTTGGTCGGATGATCCGTCGGGCGTGCCGCAGTTTGCAGCGGGCTCGATCGCACCCGCCGGAACGGCGGCGACGCTTCTATCATTAAGCCCTGCCAGAAGCAGTGCTGCGACACGGCGGCCCACCGGCTCCTGA
- a CDS encoding AsmA family protein: protein MRRFFLCLLALGVLAVVSVMILPSFVSSDWMRAELGRQLSNATGSAIALNGPVRLSVVPHLAVVAENVSLDADGMTAEIGEVAGSVTLSSLCSDRLHVREVRLVRPVVALRPKAEAAAVAQDGGAEAGQASTGETRDPLAALVAFLEKSAIDKISISEGTLRQEGAGGSVDVVSDLNLTLAVPDIDGELSLSAGAGVDGRRYDVTLAVSPLRPLLEHKPAELSLSLEAEPQLAAGLTELTASGQVALNANGGYQIRGGKLTIGDEALGLDALFVPGSRPRFLADLNAERLDLSAFLDDGETAASSSQPEEPAGRTDKAKAAAGLQALAGFDADISVNVGALAVGDISASDVALTATLKDGQLTGRLEHLGIDAGSVAADLAADVGAAEPIFQGRVVSNGLDVSKLAALAGQSVPLSGTVTMDTAFAFRGLSANSVRKTINVTGGASLRDATIVIPGIADPAMAEVKAKKLALKIEGLAKPMRLAGSLVWRGKPAEIDLTLPVRDLLMDANARAGDIPLKLDLRTKEATLALDGKAALAGSYAGKVNFAAADLRSLLAWIGQADAGGITQFAFNGDVKASAAGVAFQKATLSVNGVEGSGNGAVELGTPLKISSALHFKELDLARLAGAPSAAPQAKAKSKASGGPATDAPLDLSALRSIDASIKVDAEKLAYGRVVAGPVATSLKISEGIANLDIPDSPFYGGQVAASLTADGSGTEPSIAVKASISGASAAPLLTDLANFKHLEGALQTTFDIAGAGGTTGTLKRSLKGTAEVRFSDGAIRGIDVADVYNNLVGLMSSGFKQNDNKATGFTELGASFAIENGVARTDDIKLVGPLVRMSGKGEANLPEDQLNFRLDPRVVASLQGQGADIATEGIGVPVVIEGSFAAPRIYPDLSGLLKNPDAALSTLKKLGLPTGKLGLDELLSGDGKGGKLRDILSGAIGKQPKDEGSELSIEQIIGGGGTEPEAAPPVDGQVPPDTAVEQPAPETPQPDQQPAAEAEQPAQDSGTLGKLFKLLQ from the coding sequence ATGCGGCGTTTCTTTCTTTGCCTGCTGGCGCTCGGCGTCCTCGCTGTCGTTTCAGTCATGATCCTGCCCAGCTTCGTTTCGAGCGACTGGATGCGCGCCGAACTGGGACGGCAACTCTCGAACGCGACCGGCAGCGCGATCGCGCTCAACGGCCCGGTCAGACTTTCCGTCGTCCCGCATCTGGCGGTGGTGGCCGAAAACGTCTCGCTCGATGCCGACGGCATGACCGCCGAGATCGGCGAAGTCGCGGGCTCCGTGACGCTCTCCTCGCTATGCTCCGACCGCCTGCACGTGAGGGAAGTAAGGCTTGTACGCCCTGTCGTGGCGCTGCGGCCGAAGGCAGAGGCCGCAGCGGTTGCGCAAGACGGGGGGGCTGAGGCGGGACAGGCGAGCACGGGCGAAACGCGCGATCCGCTCGCCGCCCTCGTCGCCTTCCTCGAGAAAAGCGCCATCGACAAGATCTCGATCAGCGAGGGAACGCTGCGGCAGGAGGGCGCCGGCGGTTCGGTCGACGTCGTCAGCGATCTCAATCTTACGCTCGCCGTTCCGGATATCGATGGCGAATTGTCGCTCTCGGCCGGCGCCGGCGTCGATGGCCGGCGCTACGATGTCACGCTTGCCGTTTCGCCTTTGCGTCCGCTGCTCGAGCACAAGCCTGCCGAACTCAGCCTTTCCCTGGAGGCCGAGCCCCAGCTTGCGGCCGGGCTCACCGAACTGACCGCCAGCGGCCAGGTGGCGCTGAATGCCAATGGCGGATACCAGATCCGCGGCGGCAAGCTTACGATCGGCGACGAAGCGCTCGGGCTCGACGCGCTGTTCGTGCCGGGCAGCCGCCCGCGGTTCCTCGCCGACCTCAACGCCGAGCGGCTGGATCTGAGCGCATTTCTCGATGACGGCGAGACGGCCGCATCCTCCTCGCAGCCCGAGGAACCGGCAGGCCGGACGGACAAGGCCAAGGCAGCTGCAGGCCTGCAGGCGCTGGCCGGTTTTGACGCCGATATCAGCGTCAATGTCGGCGCCCTTGCAGTTGGTGACATTTCCGCATCCGACGTCGCGCTGACGGCGACCCTCAAGGACGGGCAGTTGACCGGGCGGCTCGAGCATCTCGGCATCGACGCCGGCAGTGTTGCCGCCGATCTCGCCGCCGACGTCGGCGCCGCCGAGCCGATTTTCCAGGGCCGCGTCGTCAGCAACGGGCTCGACGTTTCCAAACTCGCGGCTCTGGCCGGCCAATCGGTACCGCTGTCGGGAACCGTGACGATGGACACGGCCTTCGCGTTTCGCGGACTAAGCGCGAACTCTGTGCGCAAGACGATCAACGTGACCGGCGGCGCAAGCCTGCGTGACGCGACCATCGTCATTCCCGGCATCGCCGATCCGGCCATGGCCGAGGTGAAGGCAAAGAAACTCGCCCTCAAGATCGAGGGCCTGGCCAAGCCAATGCGTCTTGCGGGCAGCCTCGTGTGGCGGGGCAAACCGGCCGAGATCGATCTTACCCTACCGGTCCGCGACCTGCTCATGGACGCCAATGCCCGTGCGGGCGACATCCCGCTGAAGCTCGACCTGCGCACGAAGGAAGCGACGCTTGCGCTGGATGGCAAGGCGGCGCTTGCGGGCAGCTACGCCGGCAAGGTGAACTTCGCGGCCGCAGACCTGCGATCGCTTCTTGCCTGGATCGGTCAGGCCGACGCGGGCGGCATCACGCAATTCGCCTTCAATGGCGACGTGAAGGCAAGCGCTGCGGGCGTCGCATTCCAGAAGGCCACGCTCTCGGTCAACGGGGTCGAAGGAAGCGGTAATGGCGCGGTCGAACTCGGGACACCGCTCAAAATTTCGAGCGCGCTCCATTTCAAGGAACTAGACCTCGCGCGGTTGGCCGGCGCGCCTTCGGCCGCGCCGCAGGCGAAGGCCAAAAGCAAAGCGAGTGGTGGCCCTGCAACGGATGCTCCGCTGGATCTGTCCGCACTTCGCTCTATCGATGCCTCCATCAAGGTCGATGCCGAAAAACTCGCCTACGGCCGCGTCGTCGCCGGGCCGGTCGCAACCTCCCTGAAGATCTCCGAGGGCATTGCGAACCTCGACATTCCGGATAGCCCCTTCTATGGCGGCCAGGTGGCCGCGAGCCTGACCGCCGACGGATCCGGCACGGAGCCGTCTATCGCCGTGAAGGCCTCGATATCGGGCGCCTCGGCCGCACCACTGCTCACCGACCTTGCGAACTTCAAGCATCTCGAAGGCGCGCTGCAGACGACGTTCGACATTGCAGGCGCCGGCGGCACGACCGGCACGCTCAAGCGATCGCTCAAGGGCACGGCTGAGGTCCGTTTCTCCGACGGCGCCATTCGCGGGATCGACGTTGCCGACGTCTACAACAATCTCGTCGGCCTGATGTCCTCCGGCTTCAAGCAGAACGACAACAAGGCGACCGGCTTTACCGAACTCGGGGCATCCTTTGCCATCGAGAACGGCGTTGCGCGCACCGACGACATCAAGCTCGTCGGCCCCCTCGTGCGGATGAGCGGCAAAGGCGAGGCAAACCTGCCGGAGGACCAGTTGAACTTCCGCCTCGATCCCCGCGTGGTCGCATCCTTGCAGGGCCAGGGTGCCGACATCGCCACCGAAGGCATCGGCGTGCCAGTCGTCATCGAAGGGTCGTTTGCCGCTCCGCGCATCTATCCCGACCTTTCGGGCCTTTTGAAAAACCCCGATGCCGCGCTTTCGACCTTGAAGAAGCTCGGATTGCCGACCGGCAAGCTGGGGCTCGATGAGCTTCTGTCCGGGGACGGCAAGGGAGGAAAGCTTCGCGACATCCTCAGCGGTGCGATCGGCAAGCAGCCGAAGGACGAAGGCAGCGAGCTCTCCATCGAGCAGATCATCGGCGGTGGCGGCACCGAGCCCGAGGCGGCACCGCCCGTCGATGGGCAAGTTCCGCCCGACACGGCGGTGGAACAGCCCGCGCCGGAGACGCCGCAGCCGGATCAGCAACCCGCTGCAGAAGCCGAGCAACCGGCACAGGACAGCGGCACTTTGGGAAAGCTGTTCAAGCTTCTTCAATGA